The Aquisalimonas asiatica genome includes the window TTGCGCAACGGAGATGGCGCCCGGCGTGGTGTACTTGCCGAAGTCACCGGCGTCGTACCAGCCGCCGAGCATGTCCAGCGTTTCTCCTTCCTGGTGGAAGTCATCGCTGAAGTACATCTCCGCCTCGGCGTCCTGCATGTGCGCCTCGCCGTGGTACAGCCCGGTCAGCGGGTCATCGATAACGAAGTTGGCCCGTTGCAGGGTGTAGGAGCGCAGCGTGTCGACCAGGGCGCCGTGGTAAACGTCAGACGAGATACGGAACGGATAGGACTGGCCGACGCCATCGACCTCAAGAACAAAGCGGCCCGTGTCACGGAGTTCGGAGAAGTCCGCCTGCTGAACGGTGTCCCCGGAGCTCTCATCGTCCACTGGCTCCGACAGTGTTCCGGAGTAGACGACCTCGCGTTCTCCCAGGCTCACGACCTGAAAACCGGTTGCCGGCTCGGCGACCACCACGACCCCCATTTTCGGGGCGTCAGGCAGGTATCCGACCTGATCGACCTTGACCTGTTGTCCGTACGATGACTGCACATTGTCGTCGGCATTCAGTGAACCAAGCGTGCATCCCGCCAGCAGGGTGGCGCCGGCCAGTATGGCCCACGCCCACACCTGACGCAGGTGTCTTCCTTTATCGAGTGTCATTGCGATGTGCTCCTCCGAAAAGCGTTGTTCTTGGTTTTCGAGGCCAGCGCCGGGTTCGCAGTGACGCCGTCGCAGGGGCGCGCTACCCCGTCAGTGGATGGCCTCTCATCGCCAGCATAGTAATAAACGGGAGGTTTGCAAACGTTTTCTTGTAGCCCGTATCTACATAAGCCGTTGCGCGCTGGGCTGTTCAGCTCCTGAAAACTCACCCTTTTCATGTGGGGTGGTCATAAGCGCATGAGTTTTAATGTTTTGACAGGGGTGCAAGAAGGTTCTTGTGCAGCATGAAGTCATGTTCCAGCCTGCGGAGGTGATGTTTCCAGGTGTGAAAACGTCACTCAAAATTAGGGAGGCAACGGGATGCATGGGCGCTCGTGCCTCGCGCCGGTTAGTTGTAGGTTGAACAGTCTCAGCGGACAGGAACAACGCGGGAGCGACCCATGACCAACTACCGGATCACCTTTGTTGCCGACGAGGACAAGGACGACTGGCGCGTGCTGTTCAACGGCTACGCCGATTTCTACGGGGTGCCGATGGACGATGCCATCGCTGATCGAGTCTGGCGCTGGCTGCGGGATCCGGGCCATGTCCTCGAGGGGTTGGTGGTGCGTGACGAAACCGGCCGGATCGTCGGCCTCGCCCATGTCCGCAGTTGTCCGCGGCCCCTGGGCGGCTGCGACATCGGTTTCCTCGACGACATGTACGTTGCTCCGCAAGCCCGCGGCAGCGGCGCGGCGGATGCGTTGCTCGAGGGCGTGCGTGCGTTGGCCGAGGAGCGCGGCTGGCCGGCGGTCCGCTGGGTCACCCAGCACTTCAATGCGCGTGGCCGGCAGTTCTACGACCGCTACACCGGCGGCCCGAGCGACTTCATCATGTATCAGTGGAAGCAGGAGTGAGCTGCCGGACCTGAGGTTCTCCGTGACGCCCTGTCGATTTGCTCGCCTGGCGTTCGACAACGGGGTGTCATTGGAGAGCTGAACAGGAGAACGGCATGACAACCCCGGCAAAGAACACGGTATGCCTCTGGTACGAACACGGCGCCGAAGAGGCCGCACGCTTCTACGCCGATACCTTTCCGGACTCATACGTCGGTGCGATCCACCGTGCGCCGGGCGATTACCCGTCGGGCAAGGCAGGGGACGTGCTCACCGTGGCGTTCACGGTGATGGGCATCCCGTGTCTCGGCATCAACGGCGGCAGCGCCTTTACGCACAGCGAGGCGTTTTCGTTTCAGGTCGCAACCACGGATCAGGCCGAGACTGACCGCTATTGGAATGCGATCGTCGGCAACGGTGGCGAGGAGAGCCAGTGTGGCTGGTGTAAAGACAAGTGGGGTCTGTCCTGGCAGATCACGCCCGTCGTCCTGACCGAGGCCATCGCCCACCCCGACCCGGCTGCGGCAAAGCGCGCCTTCGGTGCCATGATGCAGATGAAGAAGATCGACGTTGCTGCCATCGAGGCCGCGCTACGCGGATGACGACGGGCACCCCGCGATGACTGCACCAACCTTGATCCCCGGGCTCAGCCCTTCGCGTGATTGATGGCGCAGGCCACCTCGTGATTGAAGAGAAGCCTGACGCGTTGTCGAAGGAGATCATGGCTTTCGCCCGGGCATAGAGACCAGCGAATGCCCGGGGCCGTGTGGACACCGGTTGAGGCGATACCCCAAGGCGGTTGGCCCCGCCTAATAGCCAACCGTGATAGCGCGTCGGCTGTGCCTCGGTGTCTCCGCTTCATCGAGAAGGGCCACCGCGAAATCTTCCATTGAAATCCGGGACATGCCATTTTCATTCGTTATCAGGGTGTCGGTGCCAAGGCGATAGCGTCCCGTACGCTTCCCCGGTTCCAGCATTGCGGGTGGCGAGAGATAGGTCCAGTCAACACCCGTTTCACGCAGGCAGTGTTCGTATTGCGCCTGACAGGCGCGCGCTATTGCGATCGCGGACGCGGGAAGGAAGTCCGGCGAACTCAACACGGTTTCGCCTTCGCGCCCGGGCACCAGCAGTCGTGCCGCACCGCCAACGACGAGGGTCCGCACGCCTGCGCTTGCTGCACTTTCGAGTACCGCGCGGGTGAGTGGAACCAGGCTGTCCTCAAGCCCTTCCGGAGGACGCAGCGCACTGATGGCCAGATCCTGCCCCTCCATCGCGGGGACGAGTTGCCGCTGATCGCGTACATCTGCGGCGTAGGGGGTCACGCCATCGGGAAATGCGCCTGGCTTTGCCTGCGTTCTGGACACGGCAGTGACTTCATGTCCTCGCGCCAGTGCCTCATCCACGATGCGTTTGCCGACACTACCCGTGGCGCCGAGTATGGTGATATTCATTTGTAACCTCTTTCGTGTCCGTAGGGGGTGATTGTTCACGCCTGGTGTGGCCAAGAGTGAGCAGGGCGACTCCGGTGGCGATAAGGCCGGCGCCGACGAGCAGGCCTTCGGGCGGTGCTTCGCCCTGCAGGAATATTGCGACTGGCACCGCGACGACAGCGCCGACAGACCCCAACAGGCTGAGCAGTACCGGTCCACCTGTTCTCTGCAACAGGAACAACAGCAGGAACATCCCGGCGAAGACGACCGATTGCAGGGCGATCAGGGCGAGCGACAGGCTGTTCTCCGTGGGGAGCGGGAGCGCAAAGCCAGGCAGGAAGCCGGCGGTCAGCAGCATCAGCGAGGCGGCAACCAGCATCCCTGGTGCGAGCGCCCCGGCGGACGTGCCTTTGGGCCAGCGCAGTGTTCGGTAGAGGTTGCCGATGGCCAGCAGAACCGGTCCGAGAAGCGCGAGGAGGATCCAGAAGGTATCGGCATCGGGCGCGGACAGCTTACCGGCCGCCAGCACACTGGCTCCTGCCAGAGCCGCCGCCACGCCCGTGGCGCGAACAGTCTGGAAGCGCTCCATTGAGAGGGCCAGCGCGCCGATGTAGGTGAGCAGCGGTGGCAGCGAGATGATCAGAGCGACAAAG containing:
- a CDS encoding GNAT family N-acetyltransferase, coding for MTNYRITFVADEDKDDWRVLFNGYADFYGVPMDDAIADRVWRWLRDPGHVLEGLVVRDETGRIVGLAHVRSCPRPLGGCDIGFLDDMYVAPQARGSGAADALLEGVRALAEERGWPAVRWVTQHFNARGRQFYDRYTGGPSDFIMYQWKQE
- a CDS encoding DMT family transporter; translated protein: MVHFRSLPRLYLDIKISPTYLEFKIILESEPVMKLATNAFEHQRVWLAPLLSLLAGGALLGLSTNLAKIAGEAHLPPLTFLFWAILGATLILLTVAAFRRELPPVSARTLEYYAVSAVTGVAGSNLVFFSAVPHVGASFVALIISLPPLLTYIGALALSMERFQTVRATGVAAALAGASVLAAGKLSAPDADTFWILLALLGPVLLAIGNLYRTLRWPKGTSAGALAPGMLVAASLMLLTAGFLPGFALPLPTENSLSLALIALQSVVFAGMFLLLFLLQRTGGPVLLSLLGSVGAVVAVPVAIFLQGEAPPEGLLVGAGLIATGVALLTLGHTRREQSPPTDTKEVTNEYHHTRRHG
- a CDS encoding VOC family protein, whose protein sequence is MTTPAKNTVCLWYEHGAEEAARFYADTFPDSYVGAIHRAPGDYPSGKAGDVLTVAFTVMGIPCLGINGGSAFTHSEAFSFQVATTDQAETDRYWNAIVGNGGEESQCGWCKDKWGLSWQITPVVLTEAIAHPDPAAAKRAFGAMMQMKKIDVAAIEAALRG
- a CDS encoding NAD(P)-dependent oxidoreductase yields the protein MNITILGATGSVGKRIVDEALARGHEVTAVSRTQAKPGAFPDGVTPYAADVRDQRQLVPAMEGQDLAISALRPPEGLEDSLVPLTRAVLESAASAGVRTLVVGGAARLLVPGREGETVLSSPDFLPASAIAIARACQAQYEHCLRETGVDWTYLSPPAMLEPGKRTGRYRLGTDTLITNENGMSRISMEDFAVALLDEAETPRHSRRAITVGY